The genomic region AGGTACTGTCATAGGATATGCAGGAAGTACAGGAAGATCCACAGGAGTACATCTACACTATGAAATAAGAAGGTACGGTAAACTGGTAAACCCACTGAGACTTTTATATCTGAACAGGACAAACTCATTCTGATGGAAAAAAAGAAAAAAATTATCTTAATAGATGGTTCTTCTTATCTATATAGAGCATTTTATGCTCTTCCCCCGCTGAAAAGTCCCAAAGGAGAACCAACAGGGGCGATTTACGGTTTTATAAGGATGCTTTCTAAACTTATGAATGAGTTCAACCCAAAATACATTGCTGTTGCATTTGATCTTCCAGGAAAAACATTCAGACACGAAGAGTATAAAGAGTACAAAGCAACAAGAAAAGAAACTCCAGATGAACTGAAACTACAGATACCTAAACTGAAGGAAATCTTAAGATTATGGGGTATCAAACTCATAGAAATTCCCGGATATGAGGCAGATGACATTATCGCAACACTGGCAAAAAAAGGAAAAGAAAAAGACTTTGAGGTCATAATAGTCACACCTGACAAAGATATGATGCAGCTTGTTGAAGAAGGTATATACATCTTCAATCCTGTAACCGAAGAGATTTTTGATAGAGAAAAAGTAAAGAAAAAATACGGAATATATCCGGATCAGTTTGTTGATTTCCTCGCAATGGTAGGAGATACTGTTGATAACATATTAGGGGTAAAAGGTGTGGGACCCAAAACAGCCCAGAAATTACTTGAACAGTTCGGAAATATAGATGAAATATTGAAAAATATAGATAAGCTTAAACCTAAACTTCAGGATGCTTTTGAAGAAGCAAAGGATAGACTTGAACAGAACAGATTTTTAGTTAAATTAAGATCTGATATTGATATTGGTATTGAACCTGAAGATTTGCATAAAGAAAAGGCTGATCTTATTGCTTTGAAAAAAAAGTTTGAAGAGTTAGGGTTTAAATCACTGCTGAAAGAAATTGGAAAGGTGAAGAGCATTGAAAAAAAAGGGGAACAAAAAAGCCTCTTCTAAGATAACTGTAAAATTTACAGAAGAGGAACTGATAAAAAGGCTGAAAAAACATTTTCCAGAGCCATGGATAGATCTTAATTTTGAAACACCATTTCAGCTACTGGTAGCAACAATACTTGCTGCCCAGACTACAGACAAAAAAGTAAACGAGATAACCCCCGTTTTCTTCAAAAAATTCCCAGACCCTTTTGCAGTGGCAAAAGCTCCTTTGAAAGAGATAGAAGAAACAATAAAATCTATAAATTACTACAGAAGAAAGGCAAAATTGATAAAAGAGTGCTGCAAGGTTCTTGTAGAGGAGTTTGACGGCATAGTACCAGATAATATAGATGACCTTGTTAAGCTTCCGGGAGTAGGAAGGAAAACAGCAAGCGTTATTCTGGTTAATGCCTTCAACAAGCCTGCAATAGTAGTTGATACCCATGTAAAAAGAGTCAGTAAAAGGCTAGGTCTTACAGTTTCTGATAATCCAGATAAGATAGAAAAAGATCTCGCAAACTTTTTTTCAAAAGAAAACTGGGTGTATATATCTAAAGCTCTTGTTTTGTTTGGCAGATATATATGTAAATCAAAAAATCCTTTGTGCAAAGAATGTCATCTGTCAGATATATGCCCTTACGAAAACAAAAACCTCTGAGGTGGGAAAGATGGAGTCTGTTATTCCTGCAGTTGAAAGATTAAAAAGAGAAGAAGGGGATATTCTTCTGGTAACTCACCACAACCCTGATGGAGATGGTATAGGAAGTATGCTTGCCCTGTATAGATTTCTAAAGAAAAAGGGCAAAAATGTAAGAATGGCAATGAAAGATGACTCTCCTCATATATATGATTTTCTTCCAGATATAGAAAAAATAGAAAAACTACCTATTCAGCATAAATTTAATCTCGCTGTCATATTAGATGCAGCAGGGATGTACAGGGCAGATGCTCCAGTAGATGCAAAAGAGTATATGAGAATAGATCACCATATAGGTGGAGTTTTTGAAAGCATTAATGATTATGTAGATCCTTATGCCTCTTCAACTACTGTTGTTGTTGGTAGAATTTTGAGGGAATGGGACGAATCATGCATAGACAAAGAAATCGCCACATGCCTGTACACAGGTCTTCTTACAGATACAGGCTCTTTTAAACATAACAATGTAAATGAAGAATCTTTTGAGTTTGCAAAGTATCTTGTTTCAAAAGGGGTTGATCCCTCAAAAATAGCCTCCCTTGTTTTTGAAAGAAATAAACCTGCTGTTATACATCTTCTCCATCGTGTCCTTTCTACATTAGAGATGGACTACGGTGGTAAAATCGCTTCCCTTGTGGTAAGAAGAGACTTTATAGAATCTACAGGGGCTGAAGAGGAAGACACAGAAGGTTTTGTAAATTTTGCAAGAAGCATAGATGGTGTTGAAGTAGCTTTTATTATGATACAGAAACCTGATAGAGAAACATGGAGGGTTTCCATAAGAGGTAAAGGAAAGATAAATGTCCAGAAAATAGCAAAAAGATTTGGCGGTGGAGGACATAGAGATGCAGCAGGCTGCAGGATTAAAGGAGAAGAAAAAGAGGTAAAAGACAGGCTTATTCAGGCTATAAAAGAAGAGATGAATTTACAGACTGAAGAGAAAATAAAAGTTTAATCTTTATTATTTTTTT from Persephonella hydrogeniphila harbors:
- a CDS encoding 5'-3' exonuclease, producing MEKKKKIILIDGSSYLYRAFYALPPLKSPKGEPTGAIYGFIRMLSKLMNEFNPKYIAVAFDLPGKTFRHEEYKEYKATRKETPDELKLQIPKLKEILRLWGIKLIEIPGYEADDIIATLAKKGKEKDFEVIIVTPDKDMMQLVEEGIYIFNPVTEEIFDREKVKKKYGIYPDQFVDFLAMVGDTVDNILGVKGVGPKTAQKLLEQFGNIDEILKNIDKLKPKLQDAFEEAKDRLEQNRFLVKLRSDIDIGIEPEDLHKEKADLIALKKKFEELGFKSLLKEIGKVKSIEKKGEQKSLF
- the nth gene encoding endonuclease III; protein product: MKKKGNKKASSKITVKFTEEELIKRLKKHFPEPWIDLNFETPFQLLVATILAAQTTDKKVNEITPVFFKKFPDPFAVAKAPLKEIEETIKSINYYRRKAKLIKECCKVLVEEFDGIVPDNIDDLVKLPGVGRKTASVILVNAFNKPAIVVDTHVKRVSKRLGLTVSDNPDKIEKDLANFFSKENWVYISKALVLFGRYICKSKNPLCKECHLSDICPYENKNL
- a CDS encoding DHH family phosphoesterase, whose product is MESVIPAVERLKREEGDILLVTHHNPDGDGIGSMLALYRFLKKKGKNVRMAMKDDSPHIYDFLPDIEKIEKLPIQHKFNLAVILDAAGMYRADAPVDAKEYMRIDHHIGGVFESINDYVDPYASSTTVVVGRILREWDESCIDKEIATCLYTGLLTDTGSFKHNNVNEESFEFAKYLVSKGVDPSKIASLVFERNKPAVIHLLHRVLSTLEMDYGGKIASLVVRRDFIESTGAEEEDTEGFVNFARSIDGVEVAFIMIQKPDRETWRVSIRGKGKINVQKIAKRFGGGGHRDAAGCRIKGEEKEVKDRLIQAIKEEMNLQTEEKIKV